The following nucleotide sequence is from Hemitrygon akajei unplaced genomic scaffold, sHemAka1.3 Scf000118, whole genome shotgun sequence.
acattttggctatgttctctgttcccatggaagatgttcaacagaaacacaaggagactctgcgggcacaaactgaaacactgagagtgaacacgatcctgatgagggagaaggtgaaggttttccagctggttgatcgatacgctgagctcacggtcatttctactgttcgagatcggagactggtggaacatgagctgctgtcAAGAGGTAGACACCATGAAGAATTGAGAGAGGAACATCTCCGCAGAAATgtggaaaaaatccggactgatcagttgttccagagcagtttttcccggagtaaatccaaatctgtgatttcggcagcagtggccggagtcccagggatcgggaaaacaacaatggtacaaaagattgtttatgactgggccacagggaaaatataccaacagttccagtttgtcttcaatttcaaattccgggatttaaacagtACTAACTGTCgaataaacctgaaggaactgattctggatctgtatccttactttgggaatatcctgagagaggtctggaagaacccagagggattgctctttatatttgatggtttggatgaattcaatgacaaaattgattTTTCTGATAGTCAGAGAGACACAGGACCTCagtacacatgcacagatcctgaattcaagtgcaaggtgtctgatattgtgtatagtttaatccagcacaagctgctctcagggtgttcagtgctggtgaccacccgtcctaCTGTgctacatttattggaaaaggcgaaGATCAgtatctgggctgaaatcctgggatttgttggtaaAGAACGAAAGGAATATTTCttcaggcattttgaagatcagacggtagcagctgctgttttcaaacacgtggaagagaacgagatcctgtacaccatgagctacaacccctcctactgttggatcctcgctctggcactgggccccttcttcacacaaagagtcagggacccacagcgagttcccaagaccatcacccaactatattcctactatatttacaacatcctgaaaaaccacagccgtgagattgagaacccccgtgatgtgttactcagggttggtcagatggccttcagaggagtgtccgagaagaagattgtgtttacagatggagatttgatgaagagcaatctgcagccttccccgTTCCTGtctgggttcctgatggagcttttggagagagaggattctgcccagagcgtggtgtacacattcccacacctcaccatccaagagtttgtagctgcagtcgcacaattcctgattTCAGATGGCAGAGATATTAcgaaactcctcactgaagctcacaacacgacagatgggcgatttgaagtatttctccgttttgttgcgggtctctcctccccaatgacagctcggggcctggaggagtttctgggtccatttcctcatcaaacaatctgccgggtgattgactgggtgaaggaggaggttacacgtcagagtggaaacacgaggagtgaagctggtaaaaggagcctcctgaacacattgcactacctgtttgagtctcagaatcgtggactggctcaggcctcgctgggatctgtggaaacactttcattccgtGCAATGACACTGACCCAGATTGACTGCGCAGTCCTGTCTCATGTcgtcggactctgtgatacaacaAAACAGCTCGACCTCTggaactgccacattcagtgtcaaggaatccagcggctgggacccaggctgcacaagtgccatgagttgaggtaacttgatttatctctcactctgaactgtgaaactgttccattgcaTTGTTTAAATGTAAAGGGATTTGCTTAAAACTgcagtaaatcagattgtgatgaattgtgacaaatgacccaggggatcggtcagtaattccccaaggacgggagggttctgtggttccttgtgaagggatgttggagacttcatcagatcagtgaacaacggccattggtttaatggtagtaactCACAGGAATGGCcatgtttctcgctgcctgtgacacgtccattgacaatgttccttctcactgttactgacacccagacagacactgactgcagcaggtgtgTCAGAGAATCACatccccttcccggtgagggacaagagaccgtcagcagactgtcccagtgagaaggaaagaaataccattgtgagattgtcctcccctgcccttccccATGTATGATtatcaccatcagtccacctgtgtgactgtgctcactaccagatacccAAAACCCATGGGCGCATCTCCTCTCCCGATTGTGGGTCTCAGTTCAGACACACCCCTCCCATGCAATCTATTTCTGGATTATCTCAATTTATTGGATTATCTTTTCCCATTGGTATACTGCTGTGGGACTTCTCATCATCATTCCTCTTCATCCTGTGGGACATCTCTTCCCTGTCCCCACTTCCTCCAGTGGAACCTCTCATactcatccaccttcctcttgtagGTTCTGTCCTCCCATCCCTTTTCCTCAGGTGGGGTCTCTTCCACCGTCTCCTATCGACATTTCCATATTCACAACtcttcctcactgtgggactttctCCCATCCATCATCACTGCCCCTCCCTACCCTCTCACAtcaggaacacttttctaacCATCGGGGAATGAGACAGAAGATGTGCAGATTGCAGGGTCACACCAACAGACTAAATTACTGATATTCAGTGAATACGCTGGACCTGGACAGTGAGGGACATCGACAGTGATGGGAACCTCGAttagtgatttactgaagggcttaatttttcctgaaatatccgagtgagagagaTTCCCTCAGACCCACTGTTTGAAtgactttgttcatcaatttggctgtttgtgtttagacttgggcagaatgaactgggagattcaggagtgaaactggtgtctgcggctctgaggaacccggagtgtaaaatacagaaactgtggtaagtaccagactgtgggagattgtgtttacagtcactgggtgtctgacactgaacattaacgtgatcagtaattgtgttactgataaacactgggaatTTGTACTGTCTcccgtctctctgtgtccttcaccctcactttcCTGCATCTCCAGGCTgggggatgtcggtctcacagattctggtgtcgaggatctcgtctccgctctcagtacaaacacatcactgatggagctggacctgagtaataataacctgggagattcaggagtgaaactggtgtctgcagctctgaggaacccagagtgtaaaatacagaagctgtggtaagtaccagactgtgggagattgtgtttacagtcactgggtgtctgacactgaacattaatgtgatcagtaattgtgttactgatgaacagtggggatttgtaccgtctcctgtctctctgtgtccttcacgcTCACTTTCCTGCATCTCCAGGCTgggggatgtcggtctcacagattctggtgtcgaggatctcgtctccgctctcagtacaaacccatcactgatggagctggacctgagtaataataacctgggagattcaggagtgaaactggtgtctgcggctctgaggaacccggagtgtaaaatacagaagctgtggtaagtaccagactgtgggagattgtgtttacagtcactgggtgtctgacactgaacattaatgtgatcagtaattgtgttactgatgaacagtggggatttgtaccgtctcctgtctctctgtgtccttcaccctcactctctctcatctccaggctggtctatgtcggtctcacagattctggtgccaaggatcttgcctccgctctcagtacaaacccattactgatggagctgaacctgagtggtaataaactgggagattcaggagtgaaactggtgtctgcggctctgaggaacccggagtgtaaaatacagaaactgtggtaagtaccagactgtgggagattgtgtttacagtcactgggtgtctgacactgaacagtaatgtgatcagtagaaacaaagaaacatagaaaacctatagcgcaatacaggcccttcggcccacaaagctgtgcttatcatgtccctaccttagaactaactAGGCTTTACtcacagccctctgtttttctaagctccatgtagccatccatgagtctcttaaagaccctatcgtacccgcctccgccaccaccaccggcagcacATTCCGCACACTCAACAAactctacgtaaaaaacttacccctgacatctcctctgtaactgctTCCAAGCACatttaaaactatgcccactcATGCAAgtcattttagccctggggaaaaagccgctgactacccacacgatcaatgcctctcatcctcttatacatctctattgggtcacctcacatcctccgtaACTCCATGGAAAAAGCCCGAGTTctctcagcctattctcataaggcatgctccccaatccaggcaacatccttgtaaagacaaagcatactgcagatgctgtggtcaaatcaacacgtacaaacaagctggatcaactcagcaggtcaggtagcctccgttgaaaggagcagctaacgtttcgggccgagacctgacaaaggatctcggcctgaaacattgactgctcctttcagcgaatgctgtctgacctgctgagttcatccagcttgcttgTACCATGTTGATTTGTCCTtgaaaatcttctctgcaccatttctattgttttcttcctgtagtgatgcgaccagagctgagcacaatacttcaagtggggtctgaccagggtcctatatagctgcaacattacctctcggctcttaaactcaatcccacgactgatgaaggccaatgcaccgtatgccttcttaaccacagagccaacctgcgtagcagctttgggtgacctatggactgggaccccaggatccctctgatcctctacactgctgaGACTTACCATAAATATCATATTCTTCCATCAtacttgaccttccaaaatgaaacacctcacacttatcttggttgaactccatgggcaaattctcagcccagttttgcattttaTCAATGTTCCGTTGTAACTTCTGATAGctttccacattgtccacaacactcccaacgttagtgtcatcagcaaacttactaacccatccctccacatcctcatccaggacatttataaaaattacaaagattagggtcccagaacagatccctgaggcacaccactggtcaccagcctccatgcagaatatgacctgtctacaaccactctttgccttctgtgggcaagacagttctggatccacaaagcaatgtccccttggatcccatgccacctgactttctcaataagccttgcatgggttaccttatcaattccttgctgaaatccatatacactacatccactgctctaccttcatcaatgtgattagtcacatcctcaaaaaaattcagttaggctcgtaaggcatgacctgcctttgacaaagctatgctgactattcctaatcatattttgcctctccagatgttcataaatcctacctctcaggatcttctccatgaacttactaaccactgaagtgagactcactagcctataatttcctgggttatccctactctttttcttgaataagggaacaacatccacaaccctccaatcctccgcaatctctcccgtcctcattgatgatgcaaagatcattgccagaggctcagcaatcccctccctcgcttcccacagtagcctggggtacatcccgccATGTCCTGGTGACATATCcgacttgatgttttccaaaagctccagcacatcctctttcttaatatctacattctcaagcttttcagtccgctgcaagttatccctacaatcgccaagatccatTTCCgtcatgaatactgaagcaaatgattcattaaatacctccactatttcctccggttccatatgcagtttttcatagtcacacttgattggtcctattctctcacatcttatcctcttgctcttcgcgtacttgcagaatgccttgggattttccttaaacCTGTcccccaaggccttctcatggccccttccagctctcctgatttcattcttaagctccttcctgctagccttataatcttccagattcatatcattacctagttttttgaacttttcgtaagcccttcttttctccttgactagatttacaacagcctttgtacaccacggatcttgtacacgaccatcctttccatgtctcattggaatgtaccgactcagaaccccacgcaaatatcccctgaacattttctacatttgttcggtacatttccctgagaacatctgtttccaaattATGCTTACAAGTTCaaacctgatagcctcatagttccccttactccaattaaagggTTCCCTATCTTGCCtgatcctatccctctccaatgctatggtaaaagagatagaattgtgatcactatctccaaaatgctctcccactgagagatctgacaccaggccaggttcatttcccaatagcagatcaagtacagcctctcctcttgtacacttatctacatattgtgtcaagaaaccttcctgaatacacctaataaactccaccccatctaaatccctcactctagggagatgtcaatcaatatttgggagattaaaatctcacacctcaacaaccctgttattgttactcctttccagaatctgtctccctatctgctcctcgatgtccctgttactgttgggtggtctatacaaaacacccagtagagttattgaccccttcctgttcctagcttccacccacacagactctgtaggcaatccctccatgacgtcctccttttctgcagccgtgacactatctctgatccacAGTGTCAcaaccccacctcttttgcttccttcCCTGTCCGTCCCGAatcatctaaaacccggcacttgaagtaaccattcctgcccctgcaccctccaagtctctgtaatggccacaacatcatatctccaagtgctgatccacgctctaagctcatctgctttgttcataatactcatcacattaaaatagacacatctcaaaccattggaccGAGCGCGTCCATTCtatatcacctgtctatcctccctttcgcactgtctccaaatttTCTCCATTAGTgaaccaacctccctttcctccatcacatCAGTTCGGTTCctacccccagcaattctagtttaactcTGCCcaatagctttagcaaacctccctgccgggatattggtccccctggtaATCaattgcaacccgtcctttttgtacaggtcacaccagctccaaaagaggtcccaatgatccagaaatctgaatccctgcctcctgctccaatccctcagccacgcatttatcctccacctcattctatttccATTCTCACtgccacatggcacaggcagtaatcccaagattactacctttatggtcctgcttctcaatttaCTTTCTAacaccctgtagtctgttttcaggaattATTCCCTTTTCctttaccaatatgtaccacgacctctggctgttctccctcccactgcaggatatcttggatgtgatctgaaacatcctggactctggcacctgggaggcaaactactatttgcgtttctttcctgcgttcacagaatcacctatctgaacccctaactatagagtcccctattactgctgccatcctcttcccccaGGGAGGCCGTTCAACCCCctccagcagtactcaaacaggagcacttattgtcaagggggacagccacaggggtactctctagtacctgcttcaTGCCCTTCACTcaactgactgtgacccacttcttcagtctcccgtggccccagtgtgaccacctgcctgtaactcctctctatcatctcctcgctctccctgaccagacgaaggtcatcgagctgcatctccagttccctaactcggtccctaaggagctgcagctcgacacaccgggtgcagatgttgccgtccaggagtctgggagtctccaggatctcccacatctgacaccgagcacagaaaaccagcctcacacacatactctgtctgtattgtaaacagataacctacctcgcctcgaccctttatcgccgaagccccgttgagccaaagccttcctactctgtctcccgctcctctgacgctCGCACTGTAAatttgtcttccttttaaactctttctgctgttctcactggccgacttgcgcagtcatgctgaagaaaaaaatcagtaattgtgttactgataaacactggggatttataccatctcctgtctctctgtgtccttcaccctcactctctctcatctccaggctgacccGTGtcagtctcacagattctggtgccgagaatctcgcctccgctctcagtacaaacccatcactgacggagctgaacctgagtggtaataaactgggggattcaggagtgaaactggtgtctgcggctctgaggaacccggagtgtaaaatacagaaactgtggtaagtaccagactgtgggagattgagTTTaccgtcactgggtgtctgacactgaacattaatgtgatcagtaattgtgttactgataaacactggggatttgtaccgtctcctgtctctctgtgtccttcaccctcactctctctcatctccaggcttgacaaggtcggtctcacagattctggtgccgaggatctcgtctccgctctcagtacaaacccatcactgacggtgctgaaCCTGGGATTAAACTCGCTCACAGACCGATTTGTTCCAGCTCTctgccgcctcatactgaccctcccgagtctggagtggatctggtgagtgtttgtgttaatgtttaatgtgataaaatatcagcagaTCTACGGGtgttctggtgatatttgtctgtgagagTTGTTAaaacattaaccccagtcccctgttactgacactgttgtgtaatctgtttatttcatctttattctcccaacTGTTTCAGCCTGGGGTCGAATCAGTTCAGTGAGATCGGGGGTAAGGAACTGAGATGTCTGCAGGGagtcagacccggactgagagtgatctgtgaacatctgaatgtgtgaacatccctgTCCGTGGAATGGTGGCATTTTGCCCGATTctccgccctcccctttaacgcCCGCCATTACCTTTAATGGCCGCGTGCCGGATTTAATTCCCAATggttttaacggaaccggctcCAGTATCGAGCTCGGTGACATCGGAAGCCGTCCCGCAGTGACCTATTTCCGCCTGTTGTCTAGCTGCCACCTGTGTGGGTTCGAGACTGCCCCAGGAAGTACAAAGACCAGAAGAGTCCGGGGTCcagggctcagtctgggacagcggtgtcccggggtgggatAATCCAAGgtgagaatccttttgctccctttgctgaggacggtgcattcggcagtctggccgatataatgatgttaaattgacaaatccctcggcagtgaccctggatctgctgcgatcccggacacggtcctgaagtgtgattttataatcatcggttccccgatgcagagtgacggtgagaaacgggactgattattcaaccggtcactcgttgtcgccggtcagttaattgtgtgtgactgtgagtgagtcgggagcagcttatttattcccgcacgtcagcagctcacacattgtttaatttacatttgtcatgatgaaatcaataaaccgctgtaacttcctgtcctggtgccggactcgagttttatttgaggtttctgctgccccccgcaccctgtgcactgcaacagtgggtcggagctcctcacactgacacagtcgcgtctcagctccaggctgagggaggtcggactggctgagtctgggtgcccaggatctcatctccacccAACCCACATCGTGGCTAACTGCTCCGCATCAGATAAAATCGACTATAATAGAGGTGTGTCCATGAAGTCCCAAGTACAAGACGGATGGGGGATGAAATACCAGCGTTAAAGGCAGAGTGAAGtctctccacattgtcccatcacacactcctgtggtcagacacggtgtgaagctccctccacactgtcccatcacacactcccggggtcagacacagagtgaatctccctccacactgtcccatcacacaatcccagggtcagacacagagtaaatctccctccaccctgtcccatcacacactcccggggtcagacacagagtgaagctccctccacaccgtcccatcacacactcccggggtgagacgaggagaaaatctccctccacaccgtcccatcacacactcccggggtcagacagagagtgaatttgCCTCCCTCCGCGCTGTCCATTTCGCCCTCTCCTGTTCTATGgcatgagattttttttaaatcaagatatactttattcaaaaataaaattatttacaacaAACCATTTGATGACTCTGTCCTTTACAGATGTTCCCATTAACAGATGTTTCTATGCATTTCCA
It contains:
- the LOC140723564 gene encoding NACHT, LRR and PYD domains-containing protein 3-like: MATGGKLNRARRVLKRFIPGSSSKEDDRDTGSKVPKQGQIESNVPMESGPAAVELEQIQPRDSGVRDTDQDPRTGTSETTACQLGSSLNTELTTPQQGAGPEFTISELLAEGGEYRLYQLTKFYRDRLKQAIEEKVERLGWMLTKEGHFSREENEKVTELTEKGNRTESSRLFLSLVMVKGSRARRAMWESFVMWRTELPKLDKILKEIQELGPDPLEYMNIAQGFSELSLHLIDVQQKHKETLRAQTETLRVNTILMREKVKVFQLVDRYAELTVISTVRDRRLVEHELLSRGRHHEELREEHLRRNVEKIRTDQLFQSSFSRSKSKSVISAAVAGVPGIGKTTMVQKIVYDWATGKIYQQFQFVFNFKFRDLNSTNCRINLKELILDLYPYFGNILREVWKNPEGLLFIFDGLDEFNDKIDFSDSQRDTGPQYTCTDPEFKCKVSDIVYSLIQHKLLSGCSVLVTTRPTVLHLLEKAKISIWAEILGFVGKERKEYFFRHFEDQTVAAAVFKHVEENEILYTMSYNPSYCWILALALGPFFTQRVRDPQRVPKTITQLYSYYIYNILKNHSREIENPRDVLLRVGQMAFRGVSEKKIVFTDGDLMKSNLQPSPFLSGFLMELLEREDSAQSVVYTFPHLTIQEFVAAVAQFLISDGRDITKLLTEAHNTTDGRFEVFLRFVAGLSSPMTARGLEEFLGPFPHQTICRVIDWVKEEVTRQSGNTRSEAGKRSLLNTLHYLFESQNRGLAQASLGSVETLSFRAMTLTQIDCAVLSHVVGLCDTTKQLDLWNCHIQCQGIQRLGPRLHKCHELRLGQNELGDSGVKLVSAALRNPECKIQKLWLGDVGLTDSGVEDLVSALSTNTSLMELDLSNNNLGDSGVKLVSAALRNPECKIQKLWLGDVGLTDSGVEDLVSALSTNPSLMELDLSNNNLGDSGVKLVSAALRNPECKIQKLWLVYVGLTDSGAKDLASALSTNPLLMELNLSGNKLGDSGVKLVSAALRNPECKIQKLWLTRVSLTDSGAENLASALSTNPSLTELNLSGNKLGDSGVKLVSAALRNPECKIQKLWLDKVGLTDSGAEDLVSALSTNPSLTVLNLGLNSLTDRFVPALCRLILTLPSLEWICLGSNQFSEIGGKELRCLQGVRPGLRVICEHLNV